One Bacillota bacterium genomic window, CCCATGAGCCAAATCCCAGACGTCGTAGAGTGTCTCCCCTTGGAAGGTCGAGGGATTATCGTGTAACCAATTTTATAAGGCACAATCGACTTCTCAGGATCATCCATGTGGGGAAAAGCAGCAGCCACCAAAATGGTCTGCACGACTTTACCCGAACCCATCAATGCAATTTGCTCAGCTTGACCGATATCACCTACATTGGGTGGTGCAAATTTCGCCAAGTTGAGGTATAGCTCAAGTGCTGACTTGCCCGCCTCACTATTAATCGTCACTGTCCAATCGTTCGGCGCGTCTGCAAAGATGTCCCCATTAAAGCCTCTCAAGAAGGGGAACCAGTCATATGAGATGGATATACCGCCCTTCTGGCCCCTGTTCACGTATCCATAGATACCTTTGCGAGGATCCTGAAGCTTTTGAGCTGCGGCGATAACATCCTCCCATGTGGTGGGGGCTGAAAAACCTCCGTTTTTGTAGAGATCGGTGCGGTAGTAAAATAGCTGAATGTTCCCATTGATAGGGACTCCATAGACGGGGGCATCCTTAACCGAATAATTTTTCTTCTTATCCCATCTTGTCGCCCATTGGTATTCAATAACCTGGGGATCGAGCTTAAAGCTAGGATCGATATCCGTAAGCGGACTTACAAGACCTCCGGCATAAAAAGTACTATACCAGCCTTCGTTAAGGTTGATAATGTCAAACTCGCTTGTCTTTGCGTTGACGGCTGTCAACTCTTTTTCCAGAAGGCCCGTGAAGGGAAATACATTAAGCTTTATTCTATTGCCTGTCTCTTGCTCATACAAATCAATTAGGCTCCTGAATCCCGGTAGCCATGGCGAATCCGCGATCGCAATAGATATAGTTTTCTCTGCCGACGCAAGATCTAAAATAACAACCTCGCCGAACAGAATCACTATAGAAAGGCACATTAT contains:
- a CDS encoding extracellular solute-binding protein, with the protein product MKGPILRNPKYIILIMCLSIVILFGEVVILDLASAEKTISIAIADSPWLPGFRSLIDLYEQETGNRIKLNVFPFTGLLEKELTAVNAKTSEFDIINLNEGWYSTFYAGGLVSPLTDIDPSFKLDPQVIEYQWATRWDKKKNYSVKDAPVYGVPINGNIQLFYYRTDLYKNGGFSAPTTWEDVIAAAQKLQDPRKGIYGYVNRGQKGGISISYDWFPFLRGFNGDIFADAPNDWTVTINSEAGKSALELYLNLAKFAPPNVGDIGQAEQIALMGSGKVVQTILVAAAFPHMDDPEKSIVPYKIGYTIIPRPSKGRHSTTSGIWLMGIPKNLPKARQSQALEFLKWAVSKKAQMAYAQFGAVPVRQDVFMSELSNEPKFRYMKAMAASTSYIDPIIRIPEGPRIFEVLELRLNQALTKQLSINEALATMEREISGIVREAGYKLKNK